In Streptomyces sp. NBC_00569, a single genomic region encodes these proteins:
- the purN gene encoding phosphoribosylglycinamide formyltransferase, with protein MKPLCDPTNALPRKALAVAKRLVVLVSGSGTNLQALLDALAAEGAEGYGAEIVAVGADRDSIAGLERAERAGLPTFVCRVKDFATRDEWDRALAEATAAYEPDLVVSAGFMKIVGKEFLARFGGRFVNTHPALLPSFPGAHGVRDALAYGAKVTGCTVHFVDDGVDTGPIIAQGVVEVRDEDDASALHERIKEVERRLLVDVVGRLARNGYRIEGRKVVIQ; from the coding sequence ATGAAGCCTTTGTGCGACCCTACAAACGCACTCCCGAGAAAGGCCCTCGCTGTGGCCAAGCGGCTCGTCGTGCTGGTCTCCGGATCAGGCACGAATCTGCAGGCTCTGCTCGACGCCCTCGCGGCCGAGGGCGCGGAGGGCTACGGCGCCGAGATCGTGGCCGTCGGCGCCGACCGTGACTCCATCGCCGGGCTCGAGCGCGCCGAACGCGCCGGCCTGCCCACCTTCGTCTGCCGGGTGAAGGACTTCGCCACCCGTGACGAGTGGGACCGGGCGCTCGCCGAGGCCACGGCGGCGTACGAACCGGACCTGGTGGTCTCGGCCGGGTTCATGAAGATCGTGGGCAAGGAGTTCCTCGCCCGGTTCGGGGGGCGGTTCGTGAACACGCACCCCGCCCTGCTCCCCAGTTTTCCCGGGGCCCATGGTGTGCGCGACGCGCTCGCGTACGGCGCCAAGGTCACCGGATGCACCGTCCACTTCGTCGACGACGGCGTCGACACCGGCCCGATCATCGCTCAGGGCGTGGTCGAGGTCCGGGACGAGGACGACGCGAGCGCTCTGCACGAGCGCATCAAGGAAGTCGAGCGCAGGCTGCTCGTCGATGTCGTGGGGCGTCTGGCCCGCAACGGCTATCGCATTGAGGGACGAAAGGTAGTTATCCAGTGA